The window TTTAGAAAAAATGAGTATTTCTGAATTATTAACTAATATTAATAATGAAGACAAAACGGTTCCGCTTGCGGTAGAAAAATCGCTGCCACAAATAGAAAAACTAACAAAAGCTATTGTTCAAAAACTACAAAGTGGCGGACGTTTATTTTACATTGGAGCAGGAACTAGTGGAAGGTTAGGAATTGTAGATGCATCTGAATGTCCGCCAACATTTGGAGTTCCTCATGAGCTTGTAGTTGGTTTAATTGCTGGTGGAGATTATGCAATTAGAAAAGCTGTTGAATTTGCAGAAGATTCAACAGAACAAGGTTGGGCCGATTTACAAAAACACAAAATTTCTAAAAATGATGTTGTAATTGGAATTGCAGCTTCTGGAACAACTCCTTATGTAATTGCAGCGCTTGAAAAATGTAATAAAAATGCTATTATAACAGGTTGTATTACTTGTAATACAGGAAGTCCACTAGCAGAAACAGCACAATTTCCTATAGAAGTTGTTGTTGGACCTGAGTTTGTAACCGGAAGCTCTAGAATGAAAGCAGGAACAGCTCAAAAACTAGTTTTAAACATGCTTTCTACTGCTGCAATGATTCAGTTAGGGAAAGTTAAGGGCAACAAAATGGTAGACATGCAACTCTCTAATAATAAATTAGTAGATAGAGCAGAAAAAATGTTAATTACTGAATTAAATATCGACCAAGAAACTGCTAGTATTTTATTAAAAAAGTACGGAAATGTTAGAGAAGCTTTAAAAAATTATAAAAATGCCTAAAAAAGCAACTTTTGAAAGAGGAATTAAGCAACTACTTATCTTATTAGGTTTGTTAGTCTTCTCTCCTATTGTGTTAAGTCTTGGTTTTAAATCGTTAAGAATTTATACAGAGAGTCCGCAAATATATATTTCTTACCTTTTGTTAACTATTGGAGGTTTATTAATACTATTTACGGTGTACTTTGGTTTTAAAACCATTAAAACATTTTTAGACACCTTATTTGAAAAATAATTTGAACACTAAAAAAAGCATACAAAAACTCTTAAGCTGGGAATATTGGCCAATGTACATGTTTTACTTGCCAAACATCCCATTTGCTTTATACCAAACTATAAAAGGAGGTAGTTTAACTTTTTTTACTGCCACAAATCCGGCAATAGAAAATAGTGGAATTGGAACGGAATCTAAACACAAAACCTTACTCCTATTTCCTGAAAAACACTTACCTAAAACAGT of the Tenacibaculum todarodis genome contains:
- the murQ gene encoding N-acetylmuramic acid 6-phosphate etherase yields the protein MSFTKTTEQASKYNHLEKMSISELLTNINNEDKTVPLAVEKSLPQIEKLTKAIVQKLQSGGRLFYIGAGTSGRLGIVDASECPPTFGVPHELVVGLIAGGDYAIRKAVEFAEDSTEQGWADLQKHKISKNDVVIGIAASGTTPYVIAALEKCNKNAIITGCITCNTGSPLAETAQFPIEVVVGPEFVTGSSRMKAGTAQKLVLNMLSTAAMIQLGKVKGNKMVDMQLSNNKLVDRAEKMLITELNIDQETASILLKKYGNVREALKNYKNA
- a CDS encoding DUF6095 family protein, whose protein sequence is MPKKATFERGIKQLLILLGLLVFSPIVLSLGFKSLRIYTESPQIYISYLLLTIGGLLILFTVYFGFKTIKTFLDTLFEK